TGTCCAGCGTTGTCTGGCCGGCGCCACCAGCCCGCAGCAGCAAATAAGCTGGAACCAACAAGATTAGCCCGGTCACCAATACGCCGCCAACCATCAGCAGCAGATAAAACGGCGACCCATGCACCTGCGGACGCGCCCATTTGGTGGGTACAGCCAGTGGTTTTGGTTGAATTGTCGTGTTGTTGAGAACGCCCATGTGCTTATTTCACGCCAGACCCGTCAGGTCTTATTCCTAACCTATGACCCACAGCCGATTATGGTTATCCTTCATCGAAAAACAATGGCGAGCGTTAAACCAAGAATTGACCATCGCTTAGTTAAAAATTAACTACGGTTCATTTGTGACAAGATGACGGAGAGACTTGGAGACTGGGAGACGGGGAGACTTGGAGACTGGGAGACTGGGAGACTCTCCTCGTCTCCCCGTCTCTTGCTCTCCTGGTCTCCCCGTCTCCCCGTCCCCCGGTCTACTCAATAATGCCCAATTCCACCAGCAGCGCTTGCGTGCCGGCCAGGTCAGCCAGATCGGTCAGGGTGATGGGAACAGCAGCGGCGTCCAGGTCGGCCAGCGCGGGCAACCCGGCGACGGTGTTGACGCCGCTGATCACCGGGTACTCGTAAGTCTGGTCGGCGAAGTATTGCTGCCCTTCCAGCGAGAGCAGGTAGGCAATGAATCGGGCCGCGTTAGCGGCGTTGGGCGCGGTTCTCAGAATCCCCACGCCGGAGACCATGATCAGCGAGCCAGGGCCGCCACCGGGCAGGAAGTAGTTGCGGGCGGCAAAACCTTCGCCTTGTTCGGCCAGGAAGCGGTAGAGGTAATAGTGGTTGACAAAGCCGACTTCCACTTCCCCGGCGGCCACCCCGGCGACAATGGGCGTATTGCCATCGTAGACCACCGGGTTGTTGGCCTGAATGCCGGTCAGCCAGTCGCGGGTCTTGTCTTCGCCCCACAAGACGCGCATGGCCGTGACCATGGCCTGGAATGAGCCGTTGGTGGGCGCCCAACCGATACGGCCGTTCCACTTCTCGTCCACAAAATCATAAATGTCGGCCGGCAATTCGGCGGCCGGGTCGGTGATGGCGCTGGTGTTGTAGACCACCACCCGCGCCCGGCCAGAGATGCCCACCCATTCACGGTTGTCGGCGACGAAACGGGGGACAACATCGGCCACCAGTTCGGCCGGCAGGGCGGCCAGCATTCCCGCCCCCTGCACCGCGCCTAAACCGCCGGGGTCTTGGGCATAAAACAGGTCGGCGGGCGAGTTGGCCCCTTCTTCCAACAGCACCCCGGCCATTTCCGACGTGCTGCCATAGCGGACCTGCACATCTATGCCGGTGGCCGCTTTAAACTGGTCAATAATGGGTTGTACTAGGCTTTCGGAACGGCCGGAATAAATGACCAGTCGGTCGCTGGCGGCGGTGGTGGCTTCGGGTTCCATGCTGCTGGCTGAGGGGGTGGCTGGGACAACGGCCGTTGCCCCCCCACCAGCACACGCAGCCAGACCAATCGCCATTAAACTAAACCCAACCAATATAATCATTTTGCGCAAACGCATGGCAAAACTCTCCTTTTCTGAATAGTAGATTGGTTTCAGTGGTCAGTGGTCAGTGGTCAGTATTCAGTATTCGGTTGTTACTGAACACTGGTTACTGAACACTGGTTACTGAACACTGGTTACTGATGTGGTTGATTATGGTCTGGGGATGGGTTCGTTACAATGGCAGCCGTTAAGTTGGAAGTTGACGGCCGTTAAGCCACTTTTAAGGCAAGCATTCAAACAAAAGTTAACCGGGGTTTAGTTGGACGAGGGGGAAAAGGAAGTTGAACTTCTCCATAGAAGCTCAACTTCGTCACTTTGTTGTCAGGCGTGCACGGCCGCGGCCACATCGTGCCCTTTTTGCACAACCAGTTTGTTGGCTGCCAGCAGGTGCGCTTTGCTGCTGGGCAGGTGGGCATCCAGGGTTTGCATCAACTGCTCCAGGGTCAAAATCGGCCGACGCGCCAGCAGCGCGCCCAGGGTCGCCATGTTCATCATTTTGGCCGAACCCAACTCGTTGGCAATGTCGTTGGCCGGTACATAGGCTACTTCAATATCTGTGCGGGTGACCGCCTCGTTAATCAGTGAACTATTCACCACCAGCAGCCCACCCGGTTTGACCATCGGCTCGTACTTCTCCAACGATGGCAGATTCAGCACGATGGCGACGTCCGGGTTGGCGACAATGGGCGCGCCCACCGGTTCGTCGCTGATGATGACGGTGCAGTTGGCCGTGCCGCCGCGCATCTCCGGCCCATAAGAGGGAATCCAGGTGACATGCAGATTGTTTTCCATACCGGCATAGGCCAACAACTGCCCGGCAAACAAAACCCCCTGCCCCCCAAATCCAGCGATAATGATTGATGTTTCCATATTAGTTTCCTTAAGCGACAAAGCCTCGCAGACTTTTGTCGTTTTACCGTAATGGTCAAGAGTTAGTCAAAGTCATTCTGAGCGGAGTCTGCGGAGCGAAGAATCCCGGTTTTCAGCCTGAGCGGAGTCTGCGGAGCGAAGAATCCCGGTTTTCAGCCTGAGCGGAGTCTGCGGAGCGAAGAATCCCGGTTTTCAGCCTGAGCGGAGTCTGCGGAGCGAAGAATCCCGTTTTTTCAGCAGCAGGGGATTCTTCCTCGAAGACTCGTCAGAATGACACTGATTCCAACCTATTCTTGACCACTACACTTTTGTCGTTTTACGCTTAAGCCATAACCAGTTCTGTTTCCCGATGTTCGTTGAGCACCTGGGTGAGGACCAGACCCAACCGCCGGATGCCTTCTTCGATTTGCGCCGGTTGGGCGTTGGAGAAGTTGAAACGGGCAGTATTGTGGCCGATGCCTTCGACGGCGTTGGGATGGAAGGCCGCGCCAGGGACAAAGGCGACTTTGTATTCGACGGCCGTTTTCAGCAGTTCCGCGGCGTCCAACCATTCCGGCAGCGTCACCCAGAGAAACAGGCCGCCAGACGGCCGTGTCCAATACACCCCCAACGGAAAATGCTCCTCCATCGCCGCCAGCATCACGTCGCGCCGTTCGCGGTAAACCTGGCGGATGAGCAGCTTGTGTTCATCCAGATAGCCATCTTGGGCTACTTCGGCGGCCACCATCTGCGCAAACGTGCTGGTGTGCAGGTCCATGCCTTGTTTAGCCATAACACAGCGCTTGATCACATCTTCCGGGGCCACGATCCAGCCGAGGCGCAAACCAGGGGCCAGCGTCTTGGAGAATGTGCCCAGGTAAATGACATTGCCACGAATGAAGCCACGGCCGTTTTGCGCCGGTTCCGCCTTAGCCAGCAGCTCAGCGTCCAGAGCAATCAGGGGCGGCAGGTGGTCGCCCTCGTAGCGCAGGTCGCCATACGGGTCGTCTTCGATGATCGGCACACCGTAATGATCGGCGATCTGGATCAATTGGCGGCGGCGCTCCAGCGACAGGGTGACGCCGGCCGGATTCTGAAAATTAGGCAAGATGTACATGAATTTTGGCCCGGCGCGCAGCGCTTCGATAAAACGCTCGTCCAGGCAAATGCCGTCGTCGTCCACCGGCACGGTCACATAATCGGCCTGATAAGCGCGCCACGCTTGCAGCGCCCCCATGTAGGTGGGCTGCTCCGTCAAAATAACATCGCCGGGGTCCAGCAGTATCTTGCCGATGAGGTCTAGTGCCTGCTGCGCGCCGCTGGTGATGAGGATGTTTTCTGGCCGGGCCTTGATGCCGTATCGCCCCATCTTCTGCACGATGTATTCGCGCAGCGGGCGATAGCCTTCGGTGGTGGAGTACTGCAGCGCCTGCGCCCCATGGTCGGCCAGGACGCGCTTGGTAGCCTCTTCAAAGCGGGCCACCGGGAACACTTCCGGGGCCGGCAGGCCACCAGCAAAAGAGATAATGTCTGGTTGTTCGGTTAACTTCAGCAGCTCACGGATGATGGAACCGCTCATGCCTTGCATTCGTTGGGCATATCGTCGTGTCCAGGGACAGGTCATTTTTGCTCTCCTCTGTGTCTGGGAACGCAGGCTTCTCGCCTGCCAGGGCGGACGGGACGTCCGCGCTCCCAGGTGATTAACTGCGCAACAGCCGCCCTTGCGCCAGTGACAGGCGGCGTGGCGGACGGGACGTCCGCGCTCCCGGGTGATTAACTGCGGGCGCGTTTGCTTTGCAGCGCGTCGGCCACTTTATAATCGCCCAGCGGGAAGACCGGGATCATCTGGTCGCGGACCCAGTGGACGGCGTCTAGGGGATTTAATCCCCAGTTGGTGGGGCAGCTTGAGAGCAGCTCGACGATGCTGAAACCCAGGCCCTGCATTTGCGCCTCGAAGGCGGTTTTGATGGCTTGTTTGGCCTGGATAACGTGACGGGCGTCGTGCAGACTGCGGCGAACGCTGTAGACGACGCCGGGCAGCCCGGCCATCATTTCGGCGACGTGCATGGGTTGGCCGGTGGAGAGGACTTCACGGCCGTTCGGCGACGACGTTGTAATTTGCCCGCTCAGGGAGGTCGGGGCCATCTGGCCGCCGGTCATGCCATAAATGGCGTTGTTGATGAAGATGACCGTTAGCTGCTCGCCGCGCGAGGCGGCGTGTACGGCCTCGGCCAGGCCAATGGAGGCCAGGTCGCCATCGCCCTGGTAGGTGAAGACGATGCTGTTGGGGTTGACACGCTTGATGCCGGTGGCCATGGCTGGGGCACGGCCGTGCGCCGCTTCGGCCGCGTCTACATTAAAATAGTTGTAGGCAAACACCGCGCAGCCCACCGGGGCCACCAAAATGGTGCGTTCTTGAATACCCAACTCATCAATCACTTCGGCGATGAGGCGATGGGCCACGCCGTGGGTGCAGCCGGGGCAGTAATGGGTGTGGCACATTTCCAGGCTGGACGGCCGTTCGTAGACCAGTTTTTCTAGCTGCTGTTCAGGGGCTAACATTACCATGCGTTTGTTCTCCTATTGCTGCCGGTGAAGGGCCAGCACTTCGCTGCGCCGCCAGACAGTGCGGATTTCTTGCTCGATTTCGTCGGTGAAGGGCATCAGGCCGCCCATGCGGCCCAGGAATTCTACCGGCACGCTGCGACCAACTGCTTCGCGCACGTCGTGGAACATCTGCCCGGCGTTCATTTCGACGACGAGGAAGGCTTTGGCGCGGTCGGCTAATTGGGCCAGCCGTTGTTCGGGGAAGGGCCAAAGGGTGATGGGGCGGAAAAAGCCCACCGGGACGTTGGCTTTGCGCAGGTTTTTAACGGCCGTGCTCGCCACTCGTCCCGCTGTGCCAAAGGCCACCACGATGATTTCGGCGTCTTCGATGAAGTTTTCTTCGTAGCGCACTTCGCTGGCTTCAATAGCGGCCAGTTTGTTTTGCAAATGGACGTTGAAAATGTGCAGCTCTTCGGCGCTCATGTGGATGGAAGTGATAATGTTTTTGTCGGGCAGACGGCCGTTTTGCCGTCGTTTGTCCTGACCGGTTAGCGCCCAAGACGGCCGTAACCCGGTCATCTCGCGCATGGGCGGCAGTTCTGCCGGTTCCATAAGCTGCCCAATAGCCCCATCCAACACCAAAAAGACGAGTGTGCGGTACTTTTCCGCCAGGTCGAAGGAAAGGGTCATCAGGTCAATGGCTTCTTGAACAGTGGCCGGCGCCAGCACAATGGGGTGGAAGTCGCCATGTCCGGCCTGCTTTACCACCTGGTTATAATCGCTTTGGCTGGGCTGGATATTGCCCAGGCCCGGCCCACCGCGCATCACATCCACCACGACGGCCGGCACTTCAGACCCGGCGATGTAGCTAAACCCCTCTTGCATCAGGCTGATGCCGGGGCTGCTGGAGGAGGTCATCACCCGCACGCCGGCCGAAGCCGCGCCATAGACCATGTTCACCGCCGCTACTTCGGATTCGGCCTGCAAAAAGACGCGGCCCAATTCGGGCATTCGTTTGGACATATGCTCTAACAGTTCAGTTTGGGGGGTGATGGGGTAGCCAAAATAGGCTTCGCAGCCGGCGCGCACGGCCGCTTCGGCGATGGCGACGTTGCCTTTTAATAACTCTTTTGCCATGGGGCCTCCTAAGCGGCCAGACTGAACGAGTGGGCGTTCAGCGCAGGCTCTTTTTTTTGCGGTTTTTGGGGGATGTCGCGGTAAACGGTGATACAGCCATCGGGGCAGACGGTGGCGCACAGGGTGCAGCCGGTGCAGTCGTGGAGGGGGTCTAACAAGATGACGGGGCGATAGCCTTTGCCGTTCAGGTCTTCGGCCAGCACCAGAATGTCCTGGGGGCACGCTTCACGGCACAATTCGCAGCCTTTGCACCGTTCTACGTCAATGACGACTCGACCTTTTGCCATAATGGGAACTCCTTTTAAGGGGGGCGGGCGTCACGGGATGGGTGACGCCCGCCCAATGACTTGTGGCGGTTCTTGGTGTGGACAACGGCCGTCTATGTGGGAATAAGCCGCCATTGCCTTTGCGCCAGGTTGGTAACTTACAGTTTGGGAATCAACCAATGAGGCGACAATAACTGCGGCTTTTACCCCGCAGCTACTATGGATTATGCGCTTTTTTACACCGTTAGGATAGTGACAGATTGATAGATTCTCGGTGACAAATGTCACATCTGAAAAGCGGTAAATAGTTAATAATAGAATCTAGTTCATTGCTTTTGGTTTATTATATGAACCAATATGCACAAGATAGCGGTGTGGAATCAAAAACCGGGGGTAGTTTTGGCATGGGCGGGATGGCGCGGACAGAGAACAGCCGCAGGGGACGGCATTCTCCCGCGCCGTCTCGCCCAACAAGACCCGAAGAGAGGCGAGACAGGCGGGAGGCAAGGTATGGGTGTTGGAGTCTACGTTTGAATGATCTGGTAGGTGTGGCTGATGGGCACAGCCTTTGCCAGCATAGCCTGAGCCGGGCAGTAAGCGGTTTCTGACAGTTCGATGGCTCGTTCGACGGCTTTGGGGTCCAGGTTACGGCCGTGCAAAACATATTCAACGGTGATAGCTGTAAACACTTTCGGGTGGGTCGCAGCCCGCTCGGCGTGGACCCGCACCTGGAAACCGGTGACGTCTTGCCGTTTTTTCTGGAGGATGGAAATCACGTCCATACCGGTGCAGCCGGCCAGACTGATCAGCATCAACTCCAACGGCCGTGCGCCCAAGTCATGCCCGCCTACGCTAAAATCACCATCAATGGTGATGGGGTGGCTGCTGTCGGCAACGGCCGTAAATTGCAGGCCATCGTGCCAGGTAACGTTTGCATCCATAAAAGTCTCCTTTGCTCAACTTGCTGGAAGACACGCTTCCAGGAACAATAAGCTATCAGGTAAACGCGCCGCCTGCGACCGCGTGTCCACAAACGGGACAGGTCAGCACAAACAGACCATCATATGCCAGACGCCCGTTACCACAAGCCGAACAGAGGTCGCCCGGTTTGGGATCCGGTTTCTGGCAAGCTGGCGCAGCGGAATTGCGCCACCAAAAGGTGGTCTGTGACGCTGCCTGTGTCGGCTTGCCGTTGATTTGCGGGGCATTCATCAGGTGTAAGAATAGCCATCCACGCCGCGCTGCGCCAGTGATTTTCGTCATAAGCTCATGAGACAATCTGTCATAACGGCCGTTTGCCTGTAAGATACAGTTTTTATATCGAATCATGACTGGAGTCGAAACGATGGCTATGAGATTGAGACGGATGGGCCGTGACTATGAAACGGACGTAGACGGCCGTGTGCCCCGCCTGTCTGGTGAACAAATACACACCTACCGGCGGCTGCTGCGTTATGTACGGCCGTATCGCCGTTGGATGGTCGTGTCTA
This DNA window, taken from Candidatus Leptovillus gracilis, encodes the following:
- a CDS encoding iron ABC transporter substrate-binding protein, with amino-acid sequence MRLRKMIILVGFSLMAIGLAACAGGGATAVVPATPSASSMEPEATTAASDRLVIYSGRSESLVQPIIDQFKAATGIDVQVRYGSTSEMAGVLLEEGANSPADLFYAQDPGGLGAVQGAGMLAALPAELVADVVPRFVADNREWVGISGRARVVVYNTSAITDPAAELPADIYDFVDEKWNGRIGWAPTNGSFQAMVTAMRVLWGEDKTRDWLTGIQANNPVVYDGNTPIVAGVAAGEVEVGFVNHYYLYRFLAEQGEGFAARNYFLPGGGPGSLIMVSGVGILRTAPNAANAARFIAYLLSLEGQQYFADQTYEYPVISGVNTVAGLPALADLDAAAVPITLTDLADLAGTQALLVELGIIE
- a CDS encoding 2-oxoacid:acceptor oxidoreductase family protein, whose protein sequence is METSIIIAGFGGQGVLFAGQLLAYAGMENNLHVTWIPSYGPEMRGGTANCTVIISDEPVGAPIVANPDVAIVLNLPSLEKYEPMVKPGGLLVVNSSLINEAVTRTDIEVAYVPANDIANELGSAKMMNMATLGALLARRPILTLEQLMQTLDAHLPSSKAHLLAANKLVVQKGHDVAAAVHA
- a CDS encoding PLP-dependent aminotransferase family protein: MTCPWTRRYAQRMQGMSGSIIRELLKLTEQPDIISFAGGLPAPEVFPVARFEEATKRVLADHGAQALQYSTTEGYRPLREYIVQKMGRYGIKARPENILITSGAQQALDLIGKILLDPGDVILTEQPTYMGALQAWRAYQADYVTVPVDDDGICLDERFIEALRAGPKFMYILPNFQNPAGVTLSLERRRQLIQIADHYGVPIIEDDPYGDLRYEGDHLPPLIALDAELLAKAEPAQNGRGFIRGNVIYLGTFSKTLAPGLRLGWIVAPEDVIKRCVMAKQGMDLHTSTFAQMVAAEVAQDGYLDEHKLLIRQVYRERRDVMLAAMEEHFPLGVYWTRPSGGLFLWVTLPEWLDAAELLKTAVEYKVAFVPGAAFHPNAVEGIGHNTARFNFSNAQPAQIEEGIRRLGLVLTQVLNEHRETELVMA
- a CDS encoding 2-oxoglutarate oxidoreductase; the encoded protein is MVMLAPEQQLEKLVYERPSSLEMCHTHYCPGCTHGVAHRLIAEVIDELGIQERTILVAPVGCAVFAYNYFNVDAAEAAHGRAPAMATGIKRVNPNSIVFTYQGDGDLASIGLAEAVHAASRGEQLTVIFINNAIYGMTGGQMAPTSLSGQITTSSPNGREVLSTGQPMHVAEMMAGLPGVVYSVRRSLHDARHVIQAKQAIKTAFEAQMQGLGFSIVELLSSCPTNWGLNPLDAVHWVRDQMIPVFPLGDYKVADALQSKRARS
- the vorB gene encoding 3-methyl-2-oxobutanoate dehydrogenase subunit VorB, translated to MAKELLKGNVAIAEAAVRAGCEAYFGYPITPQTELLEHMSKRMPELGRVFLQAESEVAAVNMVYGAASAGVRVMTSSSSPGISLMQEGFSYIAGSEVPAVVVDVMRGGPGLGNIQPSQSDYNQVVKQAGHGDFHPIVLAPATVQEAIDLMTLSFDLAEKYRTLVFLVLDGAIGQLMEPAELPPMREMTGLRPSWALTGQDKRRQNGRLPDKNIITSIHMSAEELHIFNVHLQNKLAAIEASEVRYEENFIEDAEIIVVAFGTAGRVASTAVKNLRKANVPVGFFRPITLWPFPEQRLAQLADRAKAFLVVEMNAGQMFHDVREAVGRSVPVEFLGRMGGLMPFTDEIEQEIRTVWRRSEVLALHRQQ
- a CDS encoding ferredoxin family protein — translated: MAKGRVVIDVERCKGCELCREACPQDILVLAEDLNGKGYRPVILLDPLHDCTGCTLCATVCPDGCITVYRDIPQKPQKKEPALNAHSFSLAA
- a CDS encoding OsmC family protein, encoding MDANVTWHDGLQFTAVADSSHPITIDGDFSVGGHDLGARPLELMLISLAGCTGMDVISILQKKRQDVTGFQVRVHAERAATHPKVFTAITVEYVLHGRNLDPKAVERAIELSETAYCPAQAMLAKAVPISHTYQIIQT